AAGTACAGACGAAAAATGCAGTAAAAAATTGATGGATTTGAGAAAATAAGAGTTGAATGCCTTGAGGCATGAGAATGTTGGGCTGAATATGACGACGAAGGCAGAAGATAatacaatggagaaaaatgtcTTCTAAAAACGTTGTCTAAGTGCATAAGATCTCATCACACCAATGTAAGGTcaatgaaaacgaaaaaaaaaaagtgattataaaactaaaagagaaacaaatgtCTCTTTGACGACAAAAGGAGCTCATTGACACCCCTCGTCAACTATATCACAAATACATCATTAAGACAATctccttttatattatttataaatttctacTTCTCTTATTATAAGCTTTCAATTGTTTTTAAGCATTTTATTAAATGCTTCGTACTTAAACTGAATTCACTATTAATTGTAAATAACATATGGCAAAAAGAAAAAccgataaattaaattttagttatgtttatttataaagattatatagcttttagttttaaataattggTTAAAAGTTAATATTGTCAAGTTACTTTAATATGTGACAAGTGTTTCGTAAAACGAATCATTAAACAGGATggtgaatataaaataatataaaagagtGTATATATGGTTTTCGTTTTTAgggttgagttttttttttcataattgtaatatttgtatttatatatcggctattttgtcaaaaaattaaaatgaaaagtataGATAGTGTGatggttaaaaatataaagaaatattaattggtaatttttattaaaacagaTCAGATACGTTTGAAGAtgataatacataaaaaaaaattgttaaaatgtCACAAGTAAAAGTATCCAAAACGATTATAATTAGTTATCCAAGTTCTTTATTATTCTCTTTTCCAAAAAAAGTTAACGTGAATTTTCGCAAGGATGGAGCCTAAAACCTAGAACTAGGGGATTTACAGTCAATGATTGAATTGGGCCTGGATCTAGTTGGAGGCCCATCTTATTAAGAGTATAGAAACGGGTTATTTAACCCGCCCGAACAGAGATTGAAGTCGGGTACAAAACGTGTGATTATAAAGGGAATAGACGTGGAAATCCCACGTTTTCATCACAAATAGAATCATCGCGACCCTCAGAGATCAGTCTCTCCCGAGAATTTGAATTTCTCAGATCTATTCGACGTCGTTGCAGATCTATCAAAGATCATGGCTGGTTTCAGCGGTGATGAAACGGCACCGTTTTTCGGCTTCCTCGGAGCCGCAGCTGCCCTCGTATTCTCCTGTAATCCACTCTCTTCACTTCCCCATTCACTTCGATTAGATCCGTTTTTACGGTTTCATTACTTAAATAACTCTTTTGGGAATCTCACTTTTAATtcgatttattattttatcagaACGTATACATCTTCCTAATTATTATGTTCCTTTAGGTGTAGAAGGTCATGGCTGTTGAATTTGGAACAATTGATGTTTGAGATTCACTTAGTTACTGCTAATAGTTAAGTTTAATAGTACGAAATCTAAAAATTGATTGATCTGTGTCTGTGAGGAAATCGGAATAATTTCATGTACTAAGAAATTTCTCATGCTTGTGAAAGTCATTGATCGAATCTTATGGTTCGAACATGAAGTGATAATATTTTCAGCTTATTAGGAATTTCTATTTCAATTTGAATTGTTGATAGGTATGGGAGCTGCCTATGGCACAGCAAAGAGTGGTGTGGGCGTGGCTTCCATGGGTGTGATGAGACCGGAGCTAGTGATGAAGTCCATTGTTCCTGTTGTTATGGCTGGAGTTTTGGGTATTTATGGCCTTATTATTGCTGTTATTATTAGTACCGGTATTAATCCCAAGGCCAAATCTTATTACCTCTTTGATGGTTACGCACATCTCTCCTCTGGTCTTGCCTGTGGCTTGGCTGGGCTTTCTGCTGGCATGGCTATTGGTATTGTTGGTGATGCTGGTGTAAGGTATAACCCGCTTCTACTTCTTTTCTGATATAtcatttgtttcttgtttgCTGATATTTTAAGGTCTTATGGGCATGCAACATTTCATGGCTACGTTCAATTCTCGGATACATCAACTCTTACATAAAATACATTCCCACATGCATTTGTCGTCATTGCCCTGTTTACTGAGTACATCTTTGCATTGTTGAACCATTCCTTCAGGAACCACAGTTCAATGTGTCTCTACCCTTTTCAACTGTCAAATAACACATGGTCCTTCATggaatatatattattctctTTTTATAGCATTGCATTTGTTGTTGGATTTGGTAGTTGATTCTCCTTGTACAATATTAACGATTGAATCAATCTACTTCTGCAGAGCCAATGCACAACAACCAAAACTTTTTGTTGGAATGATTCTCATCCTCATTTTTGCCGAAGCTCTTGCCCTTTATGGTCTCATTGTCGGTATTATCCTGTCTTCTCGTGCTGGCCAGTCTAGAGCCGACTAAGAAAGGAGTTGTGCTGCTAAATATTCTTTGACCACCCATCTGTTTTAACCTCCTTTTAAAGGAGGTGAGGGAGGTAATTATTAGTTGTTGCGAGATTAGCTATGTTCAGGCAGCATTTTCAGGTTTTAGCAATTGTGTGAAAGTTCAATTCGCCATTCGTGGTGTTTGTTTGTATAATTAGGTCTATCTTTACTTAATAAAGCTTccttaagcttcttttcttttttttattgtattatgcCATATCATCTGaccttatatataatttttgagCTGTTGAAACTGGTGCATGTATTGATTTGGCTAGCAATGATAACGTATTTCATGGGTCTTTCCATTTTGGAATTGATGATAGctgttttttatgttaaattttgttgttcgTGGCTAGGTGAAAAATGAATCATATActgaaatgaaagaaacaagttACTATCTACTTGTTTGTGCCTGAATAGGGTTATACTGAACTCTAATCAGGTACCGTATAGATATCAATGGAGTGCAACTAAACTACTAAGAACTGAAATGAAAGGAACAAGTTACTATTTACTAGtgataattaaacaaaaatggAACACAATATtagttatttgaaattaaaattatttttacataaaagaagtaaagattttagaaaaataaaaaagtctgGTTGGTCTACCATGTTCTTCGAGGTTGAGATCTGTTTCCATGATTCCAACCTTTTAcggtttttctacttttcaaatatatatttaacatgtttagagcatttgaaatttttatatttttggctATGTTAAATTGTGTCGGACTAATTCCTAAAGGCTGTGACATTGAATCAGTGCCATTGACCGCCTTAGTGTGAGGGCAGTCTTCATGTCGAGAGGAGATGTATTTGAGTTAATCTGTTGGTCGAAATTTATCGGAGTTAATTTGTTGAGTTTGGTGTGAGGAAATTAAGTGGATAAATTTTGATTGCCTAAGTGTGTGGTTTAACATATAAATTCTGTTCGCTGATTTAGTGGATTTAGCAGATAAATCTTGTTTAGCAGATAAATTCTGTTTGTCTCAATATGTGGTTTAGCAGATAAATTCTGTCTGTTCATATCAGTGTGTAATTTagtgaataaattttctttGCTTCAATGCATGGTTCAACGAATAAATTTTGTTGGGTCTCTGTATGATTTAGTGGATAAATTCTATTTGCCTTAGTGcatgttttaataaattctattttaGCATGTGATAGTGAGTATTGGTCTTTACACGAGTACGATAAGTTTAGGCTCTTTGTCTTGGAGGCTTGAGTCTACAAGGGTTATGGTTTGTCCAAGACAATAAATCTCAGTATTTAAATGAATATGAGAAATTTAGACTCTTCACCTTACAGGATTAAGCTTGAGCTTGAGATACAGGATTAAGCTTGAGGGATTATGGTTTATTCGAGATAATGAATCTCAGTCTTTAGAGAAGTATAAAcagtttataatatttgaatttaaatattaaatactaaaCTTAAAATCTATTTAGAACAAGTAATCTTAATGATAGTATTCTTTACTCCTACGTgataaagtgaaaaataatcatttatatatatatatataaaaccttTACACAGTAGTAAAAGATGTACACATGTATTTCGTAATTAAATCTATTTAGCAGG
This Vigna angularis cultivar LongXiaoDou No.4 chromosome 4, ASM1680809v1, whole genome shotgun sequence DNA region includes the following protein-coding sequences:
- the LOC108332186 gene encoding V-type proton ATPase 16 kDa proteolipid subunit; translation: MAGFSGDETAPFFGFLGAAAALVFSCMGAAYGTAKSGVGVASMGVMRPELVMKSIVPVVMAGVLGIYGLIIAVIISTGINPKAKSYYLFDGYAHLSSGLACGLAGLSAGMAIGIVGDAGVRANAQQPKLFVGMILILIFAEALALYGLIVGIILSSRAGQSRAD